The proteins below come from a single Cricetulus griseus strain 17A/GY chromosome 6, alternate assembly CriGri-PICRH-1.0, whole genome shotgun sequence genomic window:
- the LOC100760210 gene encoding putative olfactory receptor 5AK3, protein MEHSNDTKVTEFILLGFANQQEFWHILFVVFLVIYLATLVGNIGMILLIQLHSSLHTPMYFFLQHLAFVDLCYSSAITPKTLQNFVSTKPSVSFTGCIVQLLVYGTFVTSDCFILAAMAVDRYVAICNPLRYPVIMSQRLCILLLLGSYTMGFLNASVNTIFTFLSNFCKSNAINHFFCDVPPILALSCSSIDLNIMVLTIFVGFNLTFTVSVVIFSYTFILAAILRMSSASGRRKAFSTCASHMTAVTIFYGTLSYMYVLHGTNKSQEQEKVASVFYGIMIPMLNPLIYSLRNQDVIEVLRNIRNKCV, encoded by the coding sequence ATGGAACACAGTAATGACACAAAAGTGACTGAATTTATTCTCCTGGGATTTGCTAATCAACAAGAGTTTTGGCACATCCTCTTCGTGGTATTCCTAGTGATTTATTTAGCCACCTTAGTGGGCAACATTGGCATGATCCTGCTCATCCAACTTCATTCTTCCCTGCACACTCCCATGTATTTTTTCCTGCAGCACTTAGCTTTTGTTGACCTCTGTTATTCCTCTGCCATCACTCCCAAGACACTGCAGAATTTTGTGAGCACAAAACCATCTGTCTCCTTCACTGGATGTATAGTTCAATTACTGGTCTATGGTACCTTTGTAACTAGTGACTGCTTCATCCTGGCTGCTATGGCTGTGGACCGCTATGTAGCTATCTGTAACCCACTGCGCTATCCTGTCATCATGTCCCAGAGACTATGCATTCTACTGCTTCTTGGTTCATACACTATGGGCTTCCTAAATGCCTCTGTAAATACAATTTTTACTTTCTTATCAAACTTTTGCAAATCCAATGCCATTAATCACTTTTTCTGTGATGTACCACCAATCCTTGCCCTATCTTGCTCCAGTATTGATCTCAATATCATGGTATTGACAATCTTTGTGGGATTTAACTTGACATTCACTGTGTCTGTTGTCATTTTTTCCTATACATTTATCTTGGCTGCCATTCTAAGAATGTCTTCTGCTTCAGGAAGGAGAAAAGCCTTCTCCACATGTGCATCCCATATGACTGCTGTCACCATATTCTATGGAACACtctcatacatgtatgtacttCATGGGACCAACAAATCTCAAGAGCAGGAGAAAGTGGCTTCTGTGTTCTATGGTATTATGATCCCCATGTTAAACCCTCTCATCTACAGCCTAAGAAACCAGGATGTAATAGAAGTCCTGAGGAACATAAGAAACAAATGTGTCTAG